Below is a genomic region from Flavobacterium ginsengisoli.
TTTCGGTCCATTTCCAGCAGATGGTTTTTTTGGAAGTGGTCACTACGAAAAATATGACGCTATTGTAGCAATGTATCACGATCAAGGATTAATTCCGTTTAAGACATTGTCTTTTGGAAAAGGAGTGAATTATACAGCAGGTTTGAATAAAGTTAGAACCTCTCCAGACCACGGTACAGCTTATGATATCGCTGGAAAAGACATGGCAGATTACAATTCGTTTAAGGAGGCAGTGTATCTTGCGATCGATATTTTTCGCTCGCGTAATCAGTATGAGGAGATTAGCCAAAAACCTCTTAAAATAAAAGAAAAACAGTTATAAACAAAAAAAGGTGAATAAGATTATTAGATTTGTAATAATTTTATATCTTTGCACCCCAATTCAGATATCTAGTTTTAGAACTGAATTGTTCAAATTGATGTTGAAATGAGCAAAACAAAAGAATTTTTAATTCCTTTCGTAGGATTAAAACTAGGAAAACACCATTTTGAGTATCAGATAAATAACGAGTTCTTTAAGAATTTTGAGTACGATGAGTTTCAAAATTCTGATATTAAAGTCAATTTACTTTTTGATAAGAAAAGTAATATGTTAGAATTAGAATTCAAACACAAAGGAGCGGTAAACGTACCTTGTGATCTAACAGGCGAAGATTTTGATTTACCTATAAAAGGGAAAATGAAGTTAATAGTTCGCTTTGGAGATGAATTTAATGATGATAATGAAGAATTGTTGATTTTACCACATGGTGAACATGAGATAGATGTGGCGCAGTATATTTATGAAATGATCGCGCTTTCTGTACCTCAAAAAAGAATTCATCCAGGGGTTAAAGACGGAAGCCTTCAGACAGAAGCTTTGACAAAACTGAATGAGCTGAGTGTAAAAGAACAAAAGGAAGAGAGTAACAAAGAAGAAGATATTGACCCGCGTTGGGAAAAATTAAAGAAACTATTAACGGATAAATAATATAGTAAAATGGCACATCCTAAGAGAAAAACCTCGAAAACAAGAAGAGATAAGAGAAGAACACATTACAAAGCTACTGTAGCTCAAATCGCTACATGTCCTATTACAGGTGAGGCACATTTATACCACAGAGCTTACTGGCATGAAGGTAAAATGTACTACAGAGGGCAAGTTGTTATCGATAAATCTGAAGCGGTTGCTTAATACGTTTTTGTAAATTATACTAGAACTCTCACATAGTGAGAGTTTTTTTTGTTGGTTATAATTTTCGTTTTTTAGGAAAATATAGACAAATTCGTTACGTTTTTTTTTGTAATTTTCGGGTCTTTTAAAAATTTTTCAAATTAATCATAATTTGAAAGGAAAATAATAGAATATAATGAATACAATCACAGCCGCAATTACCGCTGTTGGAGCTTATGTTCCTGACTTCGTTCTTTCGAACCAAGTGCTAGAAACAATGGTTGATACCAATGATGAGTGGATTACCGCTCGAACAGGAATTAAAGAAAGAAGAATTCTTAAAGATGCTGATAAAGGTACATCGTACCTTGCTATACAAGCAACAAAGGATTTGATTGCTAAAGCAAATATTGATCCGCTTGAGATTGATATGATTATAATGGCAACTGCAACGCCAGATATGATGGTGGCTTCTACAGGAGTTTTTGTTGCAACAGAAATTGGAGCGACAAATGCATTTGCATATGATTTGCAGGCTGCATGTTCAAGTTTCTTGTACGGAATGTCTACGGCTGCAGCATATGTTCAGTCAGGACGTTACAAAAAAGTACTTTTAATTGGTGCCGATAAAATGTCATCAATTGTAGATTATACAGACAGAGCAACATGTATTATTTTTGGTGATGGAGCTGGAGCAGTTCTTTTTGAACCAAATTACGAAGGCTTAGGTTTGCAAGATGAATATTTACGAAGTGACGGTGTAGGACGCGACTTCCTAAAAATTCCTGCAGGAGGTTCTTTGATTCCGCCTTCAGAAGATACTGTAAAAAACAGACAGCACAATATTATGCAAGACGGTAAAACTGTTTTCAAATATGCTGTAACTAATATGGCTGATGCCAGCGAATTGATTTTACAAAGAAACAATTTGACAAATCAAGATGTTGACTGGTTAGTACCACACCAAGCTAACAAACGTATCATTGATGCTACTGCTGGAAGATTAGAATTAGAAGATTCTAAAGTTTTGGTAAACATTGAAAAATACGGAAATACTACTTCTGGAACTTTACCATTAGTATTGGCTGATTTTGAAAATAAGCTTAAAAAAGGAGATAACATTATCTTTGTCGCTTTTGGTGGTGGATTCACTTGGGGATCTATCTACTTAAAATGGGCTTACGATAAGAAATAAATTAAAACTAAAAACGAATCATTATGGATTTAAAAGAAATTCAAAACCTAATCAAATTTGTTGCAAATTCGGGCGTTGCAGAAGTGAAGTTAGAAATGGATGATGTAAAAATCACGATCAGAACAACTTTAGAAACAAATGTAACTGAGGCAACTTACGTACAGCAATTACCTGCTCAGGCAGCTTTACCTCAAGCGGCAGTTCCACAAGTTACAGCTCCAACAGTTGTAAGTGTAACTCCAGAAGCACCAGCTGCTAACGATTCTAAATATATTACTATAAAATCTCCAATCATTGGTACATTCTATAGAAAACCATCTCCAGATAAACCAGTTTTCACTGAAGTTGGAAGCACTGTATCTAAAGGTGATGTTCTTTGCGTAATTGAAGCAATGAAATTATTCAACGAAATCGAATCTGAAGTTTCTGGTAAAATTGTAAAAATTCTTGTTGACGATATGTCTCCAGTAGAATTTGATCAACCTTTATTCTTAGTAGATCCATCATAATTTTTAAAAATTCCAATAGACAAGTCACAAAATCCAATGAGTTGGAGTTTGGCGATTGGAATTTGTAATTTTTAATTTAAATAAGATGTTTAAAAAAATATTAATTGCGAATAGAGGAGAAATTGCACTACGTGTAATTCGTACATGTAAGGAAATGGGAATCAAAACTGTTGCAGTTTACTCTACAGCCGATGCAGAAAGTTTGCATGTTAAATTTGCTGACGAAGCGGTTTGTATTGGTCCTCCTCCGAGTAACTTATCGTATTTGAAAATGTCAAATATTATTGCGGCTGCAGAAATTACAAATGCAGATGCAATTCATCCAGGTTATGGATTTCTTTCTGAGAATGCTAAATTCTCTAAAATCTGTCAAGAGCACGGAATTAAATTTATCGGTGCTGCTCCAGAAATGATCGACCGTATGGGAGATAAAGCTTCTGCTAAAGCTACAATGAAAGCTGCAGGAGTTCCTTGTGTACCAGGTTCAGACGGATTATTAGAATCTTACGAACATGCGCAAAAAATAGCTAAAGAAATTGGTTATCCAGTTAT
It encodes:
- the rpmF gene encoding 50S ribosomal protein L32, translated to MAHPKRKTSKTRRDKRRTHYKATVAQIATCPITGEAHLYHRAYWHEGKMYYRGQVVIDKSEAVA
- a CDS encoding YceD family protein: MSKTKEFLIPFVGLKLGKHHFEYQINNEFFKNFEYDEFQNSDIKVNLLFDKKSNMLELEFKHKGAVNVPCDLTGEDFDLPIKGKMKLIVRFGDEFNDDNEELLILPHGEHEIDVAQYIYEMIALSVPQKRIHPGVKDGSLQTEALTKLNELSVKEQKEESNKEEDIDPRWEKLKKLLTDK
- a CDS encoding beta-ketoacyl-ACP synthase III, coding for MNTITAAITAVGAYVPDFVLSNQVLETMVDTNDEWITARTGIKERRILKDADKGTSYLAIQATKDLIAKANIDPLEIDMIIMATATPDMMVASTGVFVATEIGATNAFAYDLQAACSSFLYGMSTAAAYVQSGRYKKVLLIGADKMSSIVDYTDRATCIIFGDGAGAVLFEPNYEGLGLQDEYLRSDGVGRDFLKIPAGGSLIPPSEDTVKNRQHNIMQDGKTVFKYAVTNMADASELILQRNNLTNQDVDWLVPHQANKRIIDATAGRLELEDSKVLVNIEKYGNTTSGTLPLVLADFENKLKKGDNIIFVAFGGGFTWGSIYLKWAYDKK
- the accB gene encoding acetyl-CoA carboxylase biotin carboxyl carrier protein gives rise to the protein MDLKEIQNLIKFVANSGVAEVKLEMDDVKITIRTTLETNVTEATYVQQLPAQAALPQAAVPQVTAPTVVSVTPEAPAANDSKYITIKSPIIGTFYRKPSPDKPVFTEVGSTVSKGDVLCVIEAMKLFNEIESEVSGKIVKILVDDMSPVEFDQPLFLVDPS